The Abyssisolibacter fermentans genome includes the window AGCTGCTATTCATTTTACTGCTTTCTATATCATTCTTTCTTATTTTTTGCTCCATAAACTGTTTTTTTTCTTTTTTGAATAGAACATCTTTAGCTAATTGATCGACCTCTTCATTATATTTATCTCCTGAATGTGCTTTTACTTTGATAAATATAACTTCTAAATCTTTAGAAATTTCATTACAAAAACTCTGATATTCTTTAGTTCCTTCTTTATTAGCTTTCCATGAAAGATTTGCCCATTTTTCAATGCCTTCATAATCATAATGCAAATAAAGCCTTTTTGCATTCATTTCAAGAGCATATCTCATTGCTTTTTTTGCTCCTTCTAGTTCTCCTGCTACATTCCTCATATCTACTAACCTTAAATCATTACTTTTATCCGAAAAATCTTTTCTGTTGCCATTAAAAAAAGTTATGACTCCGTAGCTGTACCACTTCTCATTTTTATCATAGCTACCGTCTACATATGCAATCATTTCATCACTATCTAACTCTTCAATTGTTTTATATTCAATATCTTTAACTCCATTATCTAAAAATCTTTTCGCTTCTTCAATACTTGTAAAACTTTTATATTCTGCACCCGAAAATCCACTAATTG containing:
- a CDS encoding viroplasmin family protein, translated to MGKSKVYAVRKGRETGIFKTWAECQKSISGFSGAEYKSFTSIEEAKRFLDNGVKDIEYKTIEELDSDEMIAYVDGSYDKNEKWYSYGVITFFNGNRKDFSDKSNDLRLVDMRNVAGELEGAKKAMRYALEMNAKRLYLHYDYEGIEKWANLSWKANKEGTKEYQSFCNEISKDLEVIFIKVKAHSGDKYNEEVDQLAKDVLFKKEKKQFMEQKIRKNDIESSKMNSSSISPVFNIPIANGEYINTKNITKEFKLKWKKMRKNIKDIEDLKIVLDIKDSDNLRAVFIVETIEGKEEVIINL